One window of the Candidatus Jettenia sp. genome contains the following:
- a CDS encoding response regulator, giving the protein MEQKKKSITILMADDDPDDRFMTQEAFNEAKLMNDFRFVEDGEELMDYLYQRGKYSDPKSAPRPGIILLDLNMPRKDGREVLSETKADANLRRIPVVILTTSKEEEDIIHAYNLGSNSYITKPVSFKELVVIIKSLASYWLEIVQLPDY; this is encoded by the coding sequence ATGGAACAGAAGAAGAAATCAATCACAATTCTGATGGCTGATGATGATCCGGATGACCGCTTTATGACACAAGAGGCATTTAACGAGGCCAAGCTGATGAATGATTTTCGCTTCGTTGAAGATGGTGAGGAACTGATGGACTATCTTTACCAACGGGGTAAGTACTCTGATCCTAAGAGTGCACCAAGACCCGGGATTATTCTGCTGGATTTAAACATGCCAAGAAAGGATGGACGTGAGGTGCTCAGTGAGACGAAGGCAGATGCAAATCTGCGGCGAATTCCGGTTGTGATATTAACGACTTCGAAAGAGGAGGAGGATATCATTCATGCCTATAACCTCGGTTCTAATTCATATATAACCAAGCCTGTGTCATTTAAGGAATTAGTCGTTATCATAAAAAGTTTAGCAAGTTATTGGTTAGAAATCGTACAATTGCCAGATTATTAG
- a CDS encoding ATP-binding protein: MPALRHYRKSYRSSKILYEEFVNKKDGLLYIDILAPVFSVTDSNSDVFSFDNTGVTRRKVIGYVQMGLTKEGFHKKIQKILISTVIFTIICAFTGVGVTLFLTRRITSPIRALNMATQKISEGILDQHIEVKSYDEISDLAYAFNHMLERLRVSRSQVEERTNELVHANEKMSKEIAERKRAEYLLELKTKELSRSNSELEQFSYIVSHDSQEPLRKVMAFGDRLAAKFGKTLGNEGMDYIERMKSASQRMKTLIMDLLMYSRVSTKAQPFMQVDLSKVVQEVLSDLEVKIEQTGGCVKVGDLPIIDADSLQMRQLFQNLIGNALKFYRKEEFPVMEVQACILDNQEKGFNGNYHNKMCQITIEDNGIGFDEKYAERIFGVFQRLHGRDEYEGTGIGLSICKKIIECHKGSIRAKSVPGKGAKFIITLPMKQSKGENYGTEEEINHNSDG; encoded by the coding sequence ATGCCTGCCCTGCGTCATTATAGAAAATCCTATCGCTCTTCAAAAATTTTGTATGAGGAGTTTGTTAATAAAAAAGACGGACTTTTATATATTGACATACTAGCCCCTGTCTTCAGTGTTACCGATAGTAATTCTGACGTGTTTTCGTTCGATAATACGGGAGTTACCAGACGGAAAGTCATCGGGTACGTTCAGATGGGGTTAACGAAAGAGGGATTTCATAAAAAGATCCAAAAAATACTCATATCCACGGTAATATTTACGATTATATGTGCATTTACAGGTGTTGGTGTAACCCTTTTTTTAACAAGAAGAATTACCTCACCCATCAGAGCTCTAAATATGGCAACACAAAAAATCTCAGAAGGGATCCTTGATCAACATATCGAGGTTAAGAGCTACGATGAAATATCGGACCTTGCGTATGCCTTTAATCACATGCTGGAACGTTTGCGTGTCTCTCGATCGCAGGTAGAGGAACGTACAAATGAGCTAGTACATGCGAATGAAAAAATGTCCAAAGAAATTGCAGAACGCAAACGGGCGGAATATTTACTGGAACTGAAAACAAAAGAACTCAGCCGTTCCAACTCAGAACTGGAGCAGTTTTCCTACATTGTATCACATGATTCACAGGAGCCATTACGGAAAGTTATGGCATTTGGTGATCGCTTGGCCGCTAAATTCGGTAAAACGTTAGGGAATGAAGGGATGGATTATATCGAGAGGATGAAAAGCGCATCTCAGCGCATGAAGACACTCATAATGGACCTGCTGATGTACTCAAGGGTAAGCACTAAGGCACAACCTTTTATGCAGGTCGATCTTTCGAAGGTGGTTCAGGAGGTATTGTCTGATTTGGAAGTTAAAATTGAGCAGACAGGAGGATGTGTAAAAGTAGGGGATTTACCAATTATTGACGCAGATTCTTTGCAGATGCGTCAGTTATTTCAAAATCTTATTGGTAATGCGTTAAAATTTTACCGTAAGGAAGAGTTCCCGGTTATGGAGGTGCAGGCTTGCATACTGGATAATCAGGAGAAGGGTTTCAATGGAAATTATCATAATAAGATGTGTCAGATTACAATAGAAGATAATGGTATTGGATTTGATGAGAAGTATGCAGAACGTATATTTGGAGTATTCCAGCGTTTACATGGACGTGATGAATACGAGGGAACGGGTATTGGTTTATCGATTTGCAAAAAGATTATTGAGTGTCACAAAGGAAGTATAAGAGCCAAAAGTGTACCAGGGAAGGGAGCAAAATTTATCATAACATTGCCCATGAAACAATCGAAAGGAGAAAACTATGGAACAGAAGAAGAAATCAATCACAATTCTGATGGCTGA
- a CDS encoding ABC transporter substrate-binding protein encodes MGICKTMGIVYRALTAFFVVYAIIGRVQAENVQNILLISHHIVPYRDVFAGFQRFLNQQGVKVHYDEYILQDDLVKPKQVIKKVKDKKANIIFALGNKATETILRDIQDIPVVTSMILKKDILINAKNATGVTLAFPLEIEFSLLRQLLPEARRVGVVYHLEENQEKIDLARRIAEKMGIVLYTQEVNSPKDLPNALKNIAKNGDVLWGISDNMVLNAQTAKQILLFSFRNNIPFCGLSPSWVEAGAFYSLGWDYTDIGMQAGEIAWKILQGNEPNSVPIASPRTVRYFLNLKTAKHMKIKIPEEIINKAYQVFKE; translated from the coding sequence TTGGGTATCTGTAAAACAATGGGTATTGTGTACAGAGCGCTGACAGCATTCTTTGTGGTATACGCCATAATTGGCAGGGTACAGGCTGAAAATGTCCAGAATATCTTGCTGATAAGTCATCATATCGTACCTTACCGGGATGTCTTTGCGGGATTTCAAAGATTTCTTAACCAGCAGGGGGTAAAGGTACATTACGATGAATATATCCTGCAAGATGATTTGGTCAAACCAAAGCAAGTTATCAAAAAAGTAAAGGATAAGAAGGCAAATATAATATTTGCCCTGGGAAATAAAGCCACGGAGACAATCCTGAGAGATATTCAGGACATTCCGGTAGTTACCAGCATGATTTTAAAAAAAGATATCCTCATAAACGCTAAAAATGCTACGGGGGTAACGCTTGCATTTCCTCTGGAAATCGAGTTTTCTCTGCTGAGGCAATTGCTGCCGGAGGCCAGAAGGGTGGGTGTTGTTTATCATCTGGAGGAAAATCAAGAAAAGATCGACTTGGCCAGGCGGATAGCTGAAAAAATGGGAATCGTTCTCTATACTCAGGAGGTGAATAGCCCTAAAGATCTGCCAAATGCATTAAAAAACATTGCAAAAAATGGGGATGTTTTATGGGGAATATCTGACAATATGGTGCTCAATGCACAAACGGCAAAGCAAATTTTGCTCTTTTCGTTTAGGAATAACATTCCTTTTTGCGGTCTAAGCCCCAGTTGGGTAGAGGCGGGGGCTTTTTACTCACTCGGTTGGGATTATACCGATATAGGAATGCAGGCAGGAGAGATTGCATGGAAAATACTTCAGGGAAACGAACCGAATTCAGTCCCAATCGCCTCTCCACGCACGGTACGGTATTTCCTGAATCTAAAGACGGCAAAGCACATGAAAATAAAAATACCCGAGGAAATAATCAACAAGGCATACCAGGTTTTCAAGGAGTAA
- a CDS encoding TonB-dependent receptor has translation MGIEEQYTSRRKTISDNFADSFFITNATLYGRNIWKTLEVSGSVYNLLDKRYDHPASEEHLVDTIQQDGRIFRIKLTYSF, from the coding sequence TTGGGGATAGAAGAGCAGTATACGAGCAGGAGAAAGACTATCTCAGATAATTTTGCAGACTCGTTTTTCATCACCAATGCAACCTTGTACGGGCGGAATATTTGGAAAACACTGGAGGTTTCCGGCAGCGTTTATAACTTGCTTGACAAAAGGTACGATCACCCTGCCAGTGAAGAGCACCTAGTGGATACGATTCAGCAGGACGGACGGATTTTTCGAATCAAGCTGACATATTCATTTTGA
- a CDS encoding TonB-dependent receptor: MYNSDCATGQWLLGEVQLTKTLLDNHKGTIGIEGQYNLQQNMLNYDHIPGGKNLDGKWNSQYWAVYLQDDYAITNHLTLNAGVRFDYYETFGDTINPRAALIYNPFEKSTFKVVYGSAFRAPNVFELYYKLSNSQKANPDLKPEMIDTYELVYEQYLGKYYRGTVVGFYNHIEDLIAIKTDTTDGLLVFDNIDAANTKGIELEMEGKWPGGHEGRISYTFQETEDKATGKILVN; this comes from the coding sequence GTGTATAACAGTGACTGCGCTACCGGCCAGTGGCTTCTGGGTGAGGTGCAACTGACGAAAACCCTGCTGGATAATCACAAAGGTACTATTGGCATAGAAGGGCAATATAATCTTCAGCAAAATATGCTCAATTATGATCATATACCCGGTGGTAAAAATCTGGATGGCAAGTGGAATTCGCAGTATTGGGCAGTTTACCTCCAGGATGATTATGCCATTACAAACCATCTGACCTTAAATGCCGGTGTCCGTTTTGATTACTATGAGACTTTTGGCGACACCATCAATCCCCGTGCTGCACTGATTTATAATCCCTTCGAGAAATCAACATTCAAGGTTGTCTATGGCAGCGCATTCCGTGCCCCGAACGTCTTTGAGCTCTACTACAAATTGTCTAACTCACAAAAAGCTAACCCTGATCTCAAACCTGAAATGATCGATACATATGAGCTGGTTTATGAGCAATATTTGGGAAAATACTATCGCGGGACGGTCGTTGGTTTTTATAACCATATAGAAGATCTCATTGCCATAAAGACCGATACGACTGATGGTCTCTTGGTTTTTGATAATATTGACGCGGCTAACACAAAGGGTATAGAGCTTGAAATGGAAGGGAAATGGCCCGGCGGCCATGAGGGCAGGATCAGTTACACCTTTCAGGAAACAGAAGATAAAGCGACCGGAAAGATCCTGGTAAATTAA
- a CDS encoding TonB-dependent receptor plug domain-containing protein, whose translation MNKGKWIFQILFRTGMLFLSALPRFCYSESEILLESEPMSEEMLLFQEIPSVYSASKYEQKVTEAPSSVSIITIDEIKKYGYRTFAEILNSVRGFHVTYDRMYSYLGVRGFGIPGDYNTRVLVLIDGHRISDNIFNQSMLGTEFPLDIDLIDRVEIVRGPGSSLYGSNAFFAVINVITRNGRDMKGLETSGDAGSHETYKGRFSYGNRFQNGLEMLLSGSYYDSEGHDRLFFKEYDHPETNHGIAKDLDSDQFKSLFSKLQYRDFTLEGVFHAREKDVPTAAWGTVFNEDLPSTDDTAFVDLKFDHTYENQLNVLARVSYNYYHYTGIIHIRGVRRIRILCITVTALPASGFWVRCN comes from the coding sequence GTGAATAAGGGAAAATGGATATTCCAAATACTATTCAGAACAGGAATGCTGTTCCTTTCTGCATTACCCCGTTTCTGTTATTCAGAGTCAGAGATATTATTAGAGTCGGAACCAATGAGTGAAGAAATGCTTCTCTTTCAGGAGATCCCATCAGTCTACAGCGCCTCAAAGTACGAGCAAAAGGTAACCGAGGCTCCTTCATCGGTGAGTATCATAACAATCGATGAGATCAAAAAATATGGTTACCGAACGTTTGCAGAAATATTGAATAGTGTGAGGGGATTTCATGTTACGTATGACAGGATGTATAGCTATTTGGGAGTAAGAGGTTTTGGAATACCAGGAGATTATAATACGCGCGTCCTCGTCCTTATTGATGGGCATCGCATTAGCGATAATATCTTTAACCAATCAATGCTTGGAACGGAATTTCCCCTTGATATTGACCTCATTGACAGAGTAGAGATCGTTCGAGGACCGGGTTCTTCTCTCTATGGCAGCAATGCCTTTTTTGCCGTCATCAATGTGATTACCAGGAATGGCAGGGACATGAAAGGTCTTGAAACCTCAGGAGATGCTGGTAGTCATGAAACATACAAGGGACGTTTCAGCTATGGTAACAGATTCCAAAACGGACTGGAGATGCTCCTTTCCGGCTCTTACTATGACAGTGAAGGGCACGACCGATTGTTTTTCAAAGAGTATGATCACCCTGAAACGAATCATGGCATTGCGAAAGACCTGGATTCAGACCAATTTAAGAGTCTCTTTTCAAAGTTACAGTATCGTGATTTTACCCTGGAAGGAGTTTTTCATGCCAGGGAAAAAGACGTTCCAACGGCAGCATGGGGAACGGTCTTTAACGAGGATTTACCGTCCACAGATGATACCGCTTTTGTGGATCTGAAGTTTGATCATACCTATGAGAATCAGTTAAACGTATTGGCCCGGGTCAGCTACAATTACTATCATTATACGGGGATTATCCATATACGTGGGGTGCGCCGTATCCGGATATTGTGTATAACAGTGACTGCGCTACCGGCCAGTGGCTTCTGGGTGAGGTGCAACTGA
- a CDS encoding transposase produces MTRESNFAILSAMIRQWRIEFEGEYYHILSRGNDRRNIFTDDDDRIVFLEILGNMSERFEIEVYAYVLMNNHYHLLLKTNKSNISKSMQWFGTTYTRRYNIKHRSKYLSEKPDVEIPQKRQVLRDTNPGTILEKAARVLRCNVNDFLEFSRICNSNKRNRDVLIYLKSASNYL; encoded by the coding sequence TTGACAAGAGAAAGCAATTTTGCTATTTTGTCTGCCATGATAAGACAATGGCGCATAGAATTTGAAGGGGAATACTATCATATCTTATCACGAGGAAATGATCGAAGGAATATTTTTACTGACGATGACGATCGTATTGTGTTTCTGGAGATTTTGGGAAACATGTCGGAAAGGTTTGAGATTGAGGTTTATGCCTATGTTCTCATGAATAACCATTATCATTTGCTCCTCAAAACCAATAAGTCCAATATTTCCAAAAGCATGCAATGGTTTGGCACTACGTATACACGCCGGTATAATATAAAACACAGGTCTAAATATTTATCTGAAAAACCTGATGTTGAAATCCCCCAAAAACGGCAAGTTTTAAGAGATACCAACCCTGGAACCATCCTTGAGAAAGCGGCAAGAGTATTAAGATGCAATGTCAATGATTTCTTAGAATTCTCCAGGATATGCAATTCAAATAAACGAAATCGTGATGTATTAATTTACCTTAAGTCGGCGAGTAACTATTTATGA
- a CDS encoding SdiA-regulated domain-containing protein: MLVTDSRKNLFTYSMILAGFITFLSCIKSPAILAQNNAVYIGQARTIETRYLGILDPAGLSFSSKAGIFLIVDYSKLARSSSDLSSDITIITPTEDLVGSVRIADYIHDPINMTFDKKASRLLIFQSDTNTLVEIKAGADGYLNPDTITKFDAQKFGLQNPQGMTVDPANGHLFIFDSAVPEIVHIKPHPRRDFHSAKISRIHLEQVKKSDLRGIALNPVNGHLYILNFYERMLCEFTRKGKFIARCDVSEFGLQDPQGMVFAPSGDLTDDPSKTSLYIANCSLPVRVFKRLSRPMIYKRMRGSKRSRGTVTSSSCPLLNHLLWQPRVTLL; the protein is encoded by the coding sequence ATGCTTGTTACAGACAGCCGTAAAAATCTCTTCACCTATTCAATGATCCTTGCCGGGTTTATTACCTTTTTATCATGCATAAAAAGTCCAGCTATCCTGGCGCAAAATAACGCTGTTTATATTGGGCAAGCCAGAACCATCGAGACTCGTTATCTTGGTATCTTAGACCCTGCTGGTCTGTCTTTCTCCTCAAAGGCAGGGATTTTTCTTATCGTGGACTATTCCAAACTTGCTCGATCTTCTTCTGATCTCTCTTCCGATATCACGATAATTACCCCTACTGAAGATCTGGTCGGCTCTGTACGCATAGCAGATTATATTCATGATCCTATAAATATGACCTTTGATAAAAAGGCTAGCCGCCTGCTCATCTTTCAGTCAGACACCAATACATTGGTTGAAATAAAGGCGGGGGCTGATGGCTATTTGAATCCTGATACCATTACCAAATTTGATGCTCAGAAATTTGGTCTTCAAAATCCACAGGGAATGACTGTTGATCCGGCAAATGGACATCTCTTTATCTTTGATAGCGCTGTGCCAGAGATTGTTCATATCAAGCCGCATCCCCGCCGGGATTTTCATAGTGCAAAGATTTCCCGCATACACCTGGAGCAGGTTAAAAAGTCAGACCTTCGGGGCATTGCCCTCAATCCTGTGAATGGCCATCTCTATATCCTGAATTTTTATGAGCGGATGTTATGCGAGTTTACCAGGAAAGGTAAATTTATTGCAAGGTGTGATGTATCGGAATTTGGGTTGCAGGACCCGCAAGGTATGGTCTTTGCCCCCAGTGGAGATCTGACGGATGACCCATCCAAAACAAGCCTGTATATTGCCAACTGCAGTTTACCGGTCAGGGTGTTCAAAAGACTCAGTCGTCCGATGATATACAAACGAATGCGGGGAAGCAAGAGGAGCAGGGGTACGGTAACATCATCGAGTTGTCCCTTACTCAACCACCTGTTGTGGCAGCCACGAGTAACGCTACTTTAG
- a CDS encoding peroxiredoxin family protein: MRKMLRRLLFIVLLFYFINFSIVFGSEVGSRLVDFSLEDLHEARYSQANLEGKITLVVLQSRTTLQTAIDCKTQLKRLIPKNQAVQMVAIMDLRKRPSLVPKFALKSKISAQDTTSKEIPFLLDWDGGVTKALGGEDNKCKLLIVDPALKVVYNQEYEKAAIESEIKPLLIELSNTSLR; this comes from the coding sequence ATGCGGAAGATGCTGAGACGGCTTTTATTTATTGTGCTTCTGTTTTATTTCATAAATTTCTCCATTGTTTTTGGCTCAGAAGTGGGTAGTAGGCTGGTAGATTTCAGTTTGGAAGATTTACATGAGGCACGGTATTCTCAAGCTAATTTAGAAGGAAAAATAACCCTTGTTGTTTTGCAGAGCAGAACTACTCTTCAAACCGCAATCGATTGCAAGACACAGTTGAAGAGGCTGATCCCGAAAAATCAGGCAGTACAGATGGTTGCGATTATGGATTTGAGGAAAAGACCTTCGCTTGTTCCAAAATTTGCACTGAAGTCAAAAATTTCAGCACAGGATACAACTTCAAAAGAAATTCCCTTTCTTTTGGACTGGGATGGTGGAGTAACAAAGGCGCTTGGAGGTGAAGATAACAAATGTAAGTTATTGATCGTCGACCCGGCATTAAAAGTAGTATACAATCAGGAGTATGAAAAAGCGGCAATCGAAAGTGAAATAAAGCCTTTACTTATCGAATTATCTAATACATCGTTAAGATGA
- a CDS encoding DUF763 domain-containing protein: MKTGIAHLPLHGGKAPSWLFQRMKRLAREIIIAMVSEYGPQEVLRKLSDPFWFQALGCVLGFDWHSSGVTTTTCGALKEGIKGLEKELGLFITGGKGATSRKTPSEILSAGDQLSCDPEKLVYASKMSAKVDNSAIQDGYQLYHHSFIFTKSGDWAVVQQGMSDANKYARRYHWLGSKVENFVVEPHSAICCDSRGNALNMTAVESEEARQATVMLSQEKPDTLVSEIKRLQNLHLPSHHQVDVHDIHPDRLYKTFIKTYESIPENFESLLGIEGVGPKTVRALALISEIVYGKAPSFHDPVRYSFAHGGKDGHPYPVDKDVYDCSIDILRGALKQAKVGNNEKMDAFKRLSYFM, from the coding sequence ATGAAAACAGGTATTGCACATTTGCCGCTTCACGGAGGCAAGGCGCCATCATGGCTCTTCCAGCGTATGAAACGCCTTGCGCGTGAGATTATCATCGCTATGGTAAGTGAGTATGGCCCTCAGGAAGTTCTCCGGAAACTTTCCGATCCGTTCTGGTTCCAGGCGCTAGGTTGTGTATTGGGATTTGACTGGCATTCGAGCGGTGTGACCACGACCACGTGCGGAGCATTGAAGGAAGGTATCAAAGGACTCGAAAAAGAGCTTGGGTTATTTATTACCGGAGGTAAGGGTGCAACATCACGAAAAACACCTTCGGAAATACTGAGTGCAGGTGATCAATTGTCGTGTGATCCTGAAAAATTAGTCTATGCCAGTAAGATGAGTGCTAAGGTAGATAATAGTGCGATTCAGGACGGATATCAACTGTACCACCATTCTTTCATCTTCACGAAGTCCGGAGATTGGGCTGTTGTTCAACAAGGAATGAGCGATGCCAACAAATATGCCCGCAGATATCACTGGTTGGGCAGTAAAGTAGAGAATTTTGTCGTGGAGCCTCATAGCGCCATTTGCTGTGATTCCAGGGGGAACGCCTTAAATATGACAGCAGTGGAGAGCGAAGAGGCCAGACAGGCTACCGTCATGCTTTCACAGGAGAAGCCTGATACGTTAGTGAGTGAGATTAAGAGGTTACAAAATTTACATTTACCATCTCATCATCAGGTAGATGTCCATGATATTCATCCTGACAGGCTTTATAAGACATTTATAAAAACCTATGAGAGTATTCCTGAAAATTTTGAATCCTTACTTGGAATTGAGGGTGTAGGACCAAAAACAGTTCGAGCCTTGGCCCTCATTTCCGAGATTGTGTATGGTAAAGCTCCGAGTTTTCACGATCCGGTAAGGTACAGCTTTGCTCATGGTGGTAAAGATGGTCATCCGTATCCCGTAGACAAAGATGTTTATGACTGTTCCATCGATATATTAAGAGGAGCACTCAAGCAGGCGAAAGTTGGCAATAATGAGAAGATGGATGCCTTTAAACGATTAAGTTATTTCATGTGA
- a CDS encoding TolC family protein, giving the protein MTNRSAGILIILIIMIGSIVFTGCASVPKDAGFSDVQNITRQRTGHQVEWNRSTPEDGEVTESIHSMLQQELTLDEAVQIALLNNRSLQAMYEELGIAQADVVQAGLLRNPVFGASFRFPDRPADGHRGTNTEFSVVQDFLDLLVIPLRKKIAATQFEQTKLHVGNAVLNLASEVRSAYYTLQADKQILEMRLTVAQATEAAAELASRQHEAGTLSMLDLMNQQGFHAQAKLDVAQTDIQIITGQEHLNRLMGLWGVNTTWNIPHRLPELPENEVMLDQFESKAISQRLDLAALRKEVDTIAYALSLTRRYRYFYVFEVGVDTEHDVADDVNFTGPNVTIELPIFNQRQAEIARLEAHLRQRRQQLASLAIDIRSEVRALRDQLLAARNRVKYYHDSILPLRQRIVEESQLYYNGMLIGVYELLLAKQNQINAGREYIEALRDYWITRSELERAVGGNLTGIRKTARTSSQSTEQITIQASESFKYDYLNEVDN; this is encoded by the coding sequence ATGACGAACAGATCGGCAGGCATTTTGATAATATTAATAATCATGATAGGTAGTATAGTATTTACCGGATGTGCTTCTGTACCTAAAGACGCTGGATTTTCAGATGTTCAGAATATTACCAGGCAACGTACCGGTCACCAGGTGGAATGGAATCGCAGTACACCTGAAGACGGAGAAGTAACTGAATCAATCCATTCTATGCTCCAGCAGGAACTAACTCTGGACGAGGCCGTACAAATCGCATTACTCAATAACCGGTCCTTACAGGCAATGTATGAGGAACTAGGTATAGCTCAGGCTGATGTTGTTCAAGCAGGTTTACTGAGAAACCCCGTCTTTGGGGCCAGCTTCCGATTTCCGGATAGACCGGCAGATGGACATCGTGGCACAAATACTGAATTCTCTGTAGTACAAGATTTTCTTGACCTGCTGGTGATTCCGTTACGAAAGAAGATAGCAGCAACACAGTTTGAGCAAACAAAGCTGCATGTTGGTAATGCAGTACTGAACCTTGCCTCGGAGGTACGATCGGCTTACTATACCCTGCAAGCAGACAAACAAATATTGGAAATGCGTCTTACCGTGGCCCAGGCTACGGAAGCTGCCGCTGAGCTTGCTTCCCGGCAACACGAGGCCGGTACGTTAAGCATGCTGGATCTCATGAATCAACAAGGGTTCCATGCACAGGCAAAGCTTGATGTGGCACAAACAGATATCCAGATTATCACCGGTCAGGAACATCTCAATCGTCTCATGGGGCTTTGGGGCGTGAATACAACCTGGAATATCCCTCATAGATTACCGGAATTGCCGGAAAACGAGGTCATGCTGGATCAATTTGAATCCAAAGCCATATCGCAACGATTGGACCTCGCTGCGTTACGTAAAGAGGTGGATACCATCGCTTACGCACTATCATTGACGCGCAGATATCGATACTTTTATGTATTCGAGGTTGGTGTTGATACGGAACACGATGTCGCTGATGATGTAAATTTCACAGGACCTAATGTAACCATTGAACTTCCGATCTTTAACCAACGACAAGCCGAAATCGCTCGCTTAGAGGCCCACTTACGGCAGAGGCGGCAACAACTCGCTTCTTTAGCCATTGATATACGCTCGGAGGTCCGGGCGCTTCGTGACCAGCTTTTAGCGGCTCGCAATAGAGTCAAATACTACCATGATAGTATTCTTCCCCTTCGTCAGCGTATTGTGGAAGAATCGCAGCTTTATTATAACGGTATGCTTATCGGCGTATATGAATTACTCCTGGCCAAGCAAAATCAAATTAATGCCGGTCGTGAGTACATTGAAGCACTGCGAGACTATTGGATTACCCGATCAGAACTTGAACGTGCCGTGGGAGGAAATCTTACCGGCATAAGAAAAACTGCCCGGACATCTTCTCAGTCGACAGAACAAATAACTATCCAGGCGTCCGAATCATTCAAGTATGATTACCTTAATGAAGTTGACAACTAA